The Chroicocephalus ridibundus chromosome 2, bChrRid1.1, whole genome shotgun sequence genome includes a region encoding these proteins:
- the ARF1 gene encoding ADP-ribosylation factor 1, protein MGNIFANLFKGLFGKKEMRILMVGLDAAGKTTILYKLKLGEIVTTIPTIGFNVETVEYKNISFTVWDVGGQDKIRPLWRHYFQNTQGLIFVVDSNDRERVNEAREELMRMLAEDELRDAVLLVFANKQDLPNAMNAAEITDKLGLHSLRHRNWYIQATCATSGDGLYEGLDWLSNQLRNQK, encoded by the exons atgggaaatatttttgctaacCTCTTCAAAGGCCTTTTTGGCAAAAAAGAAATGCGTATTCTAATGGTTGGTCTGGATGCTGCGGGAAAGACTACTATTTTGTACAAACTTAAACTTGGTGAAATAGTAACTACTATTCCTACTATAG GTTTCAATGTGGAAACAGTAGAATACAAGAACATTAGCTTCACAGTCTGGGATGTAGGCGGCCAGGATAAGATCAGACCACTCTGGCGCCATTATTTCCAGAACACACAAG GTCTGATTTTTGTGGTTGACAGTAATGACAGAGAACGAGTGAACGAGGCCAGAGAAGAGCTTATGAGAATGTTGGCAGAAGATGAGCTTAGAGATGCTGTTTTATTAGTGTTTGCTAACAAACAG gACCTGCCGAACGCGatgaatgcagcagaaatcacAGACAAACTTGGACTGCATTCTCTTCGTCACAGGAACTGGTATAtccaggcaacctgtgccactagTGGAGACGGTCTCTATGAAGGACTGGACTGGTTGTCCAATCAGCTCCGAAACCAGAAATGA